The sequence below is a genomic window from Oscillatoria salina IIICB1.
TTAGCGATCCCAGTGAAAAATTAGCGATCGCTCGCCATGTCTTGCGGAAAAAGGTCATGGAGTGCGAACCTATAGCCGTAAGTGCTTGTTTAGGCGATCGGGTTATCGAAGGTCATTTTCTCTTCCTGGAAATGCTTAATATTGGCTTTGTTGGTCCGAGGCTGTCAATTGCATCGAAAATCGATCCCACCGATCGCTGGCTCGATCTTGCTTATCTAGAAGAGGAAGGACGTTCGGCTTTACTGGAATGGCTCGATACGGAAACTACTTCTACTGATATCATACCAATCACGTTCTCTCGCTGCCAACAACTAAATCTCTCCTGGCGAAAATCACCTATCCGTGTCGGAGACGACTTTTTCCCAGAAACCGACTTTGATAATTCTCAAGTCCCTCAACAAGCAGAAATCAGCCTTGCACCCCGCACCCTAACTATTTTGACACCAAAAAGCTATGATAATTAACTAATAACTATTAACTGGTAAATTTATCATCAATGCAGCTACTAAATCTTACTTAAAAGCAGCACTGTTTTCTTTTCTACTAAAAATTGAAGCTACCTATTAATCAACTCATTAATTATTTGCGCCTCCTCCACTTCAAAAACCCCTCAGCAAATCCCCCTTTGCGTCTTGGCGTCTTGGCGCGAAAAAATTAATAATATTTTATCTACCCACCAACCAACCTAATCTAGTTGGCTGTTCATAAATCTTCTTCAAAGTATTAACATCTCGCGGAGAAATTGCAGGTGGATTTGCTACTTGAGAGTAATAAAGAGCATCGGTTTCTTGTTGGGAATGTCCCCAAATTCCTAAAGCGTGACCTATTTCATGACGCGCTGTAGCTAAAGTTTGTCTTTCGCTCATTCCTGTACTTAATTCGATCGTCATTCGATGAGCTAAAATAAGTGAATTATCTTCTTTTACTCGCAGATAAAATTCATAGCTAGTGAGGGCGGTTCGAGCGCGTGGGGGCTTGGTTTCGCCTGTTTCCAAGTCAATTATTTCCCGTAAACTAGGACGCTTCCTTTTAATAATTAAATCGGCTTGTGCGACGTTTTCAACTTCTTGTAAAGGTAAATATTTGTCCCACTCTTCTATTGCTTTGGTAACTGCATTTACCCAATTTAAAAAGCGAATGTCACTAGCTACATTTTCATCGGGATTGAGTGGGCGATCGAGATAATATTTAATTGGAAAATTAGACCAAATTAAATAACCTAGAGGCGTAGATTTTACTTGGGAAAAATAGTCACCACTACGGTTTTTCCTCGACCATTGTGCTAGAGAAGGTGGTAAAGGATGAACTTTTAACTCTGGTAAAGAAGACCGGGAAGTTTCTGCGGCAATTTTCCCCGTACCTGCCAAAATAAAGAGTAAACTTGTGGCGATCGCGATTCCGAAAATACTCCAACGTCGCCACCATTTACACTTTCTCATACCATTAAAAGTATTCTTTGTCAACCACATAAAGCTGAATAATTCTTAAACTCTCAACTTTCAGCCAACCCAACCTGCACTCAAAACAATCGTTAAACCGATAAAAACGATACTCAGTATCCAAGTAACGCGATTGAGAGTAGTTTCTGCACTCTTAGCGCTAGTAAACAATTGTGCTTGTCCACCAATACCACCAATTCCATCTCCTTTGGGAGAATGCAACAAAACTAAAATAACCAGCAAAAAAGCTGAGACTACCCAGATAATTTGTAAAAGTTGGTAGACTGTCATCGAGGAAAAATCTCCTTAGTAACCGAAAAATTTGTCCAAAGTTAATAGCTAGTCATCAGAGGACTAGCTATCACAAATTCAATCCTAACAGGTTGTCCCTGCTTTAAACTCACAAAGAAATGCGCACTGGCGTACGATTTGGTTTCACCTCAAACTCTACAGGAGTAATCATAGAACGACCAGTCATTTCCGTTGGTTGAGGTAATTGTAAGATTTCGAGAATAGTTGGGGCAATATCTGATAAACGCCCATCAGATCGCAAAGCAACATCAGTTCCGTGTCCGGGAATTTTCCGACCTTCTCCTTCTACCAAGATAAACGGTACAGGATTAGTAGTATGTGCTGTCCAGGGATTTCCTTGTTCATCGCGCATATACTCAGCATTACCGTGATCGGCGATAATGATGGCAGTTCCGCCAACTTTGCTGATACTTTCCAGCAGTTGTCCCAAACATCGGTCTACAGTTTCAATTGCTTCAACTGTAGCTTCGATGTTACCAGTATGCCCGACCATATCAGGGTTAGCGTAATTAATCACCACCAGAGAATATACTTGTTTCTCGATCGCCGTGCAAGCTATATCAGTAACAGGTTGAGCCGACATTTTCGGTTCGCGATCGTAGGTAGGAACCATTGGAGAGTTAATCAGTTCGCGATCTTCACCTGCAAACGGTTCCTCAATACCGCCATTAAAGAAATAGGTAACATGAGGATATTTTTCTGTTTCCGCAGTCCGAAACTGCCGCAAACCATTTCTAGCAATCACTTCACCCAAAATATTATTCAAATTTTGGGGTTCAAAAGCAACTGGAACAGGTAAACGGGAGTCGTACTGAGTGAAGGTAACAAAGCTGAGGGGTTCAATTTGTTCCCGTTCAAACCCTGAAAAGTCAGCTTGGACAAAAGCACTGGTTAATTGTCTCGCGCGATCGGGACGGAAATTAAAGAAAATTATCCCATCCCCTGGTTTCACTGCGCCCGGAGCAACTCTAGTGGGAATGACAAACTCGTCAGTGACATCTTCAGCATAGCTATTTTTGAGAATTTGGACGGGAGAAATTCCTTCCCCCTCACCATCTCTCGTCATGAGATCGTATGCTTTTTTCGTTCGATCCCAGCGACGATCTCTATCCATTGCATAATAGCGACCACCGATCGTGACAATTTTGCCGATGCCGATTTTGTCTGTATAGTCTTGAATTTTTTGTATGACTTTGACTCCCTCCGTCGGATTTGTATCGCGACCGTCAGTAATAGCGTGGATACAGACATTCTCGATTTCTTGGGACTTAACTAAATCGAGAAGTCCCAGCAAATGATTCAAATGAGAATGTACGCCTCCTTCAGAGCATAATCCGATGAGGTGAAGTTTTCCTTGGCGCGATCGCACTTCTTGGCAAATTTTTACCAGTGCTGGGTTACGCAACAGAGAACCGTCTTCGATTGCATCACTGATGCGTACTAATTCTTGCGGTACTACTCGTCCAGCCCCAATGTTCAGGTGTCCTACTTCCGAGTTACCCATTTGACCTTCTGGTAATCCTACATCCTTTCCAGAGGTACGAATTAAGGTATTCGGGTATGTTGCCCACAGACTATCCATTACTGGCGTAGACGCAGCAGCAATAGCATTTGCCTCCGTTGCTTCGCGATAACCCCAACCATCTAAAATAACTAGCACCACCGGAGATACAGGTGCTTGTTGTCTCATAATTGTTGCCCTATAGTGTCTATTTCACAGTCATGATAATAATAACAGGAGTTATCTGTTCGGACTGATTTTTACTTTTTTTTAGCTCTAGCAAA
It includes:
- the gpmI gene encoding 2,3-bisphosphoglycerate-independent phosphoglycerate mutase, with the translated sequence MRQQAPVSPVVLVILDGWGYREATEANAIAAASTPVMDSLWATYPNTLIRTSGKDVGLPEGQMGNSEVGHLNIGAGRVVPQELVRISDAIEDGSLLRNPALVKICQEVRSRQGKLHLIGLCSEGGVHSHLNHLLGLLDLVKSQEIENVCIHAITDGRDTNPTEGVKVIQKIQDYTDKIGIGKIVTIGGRYYAMDRDRRWDRTKKAYDLMTRDGEGEGISPVQILKNSYAEDVTDEFVIPTRVAPGAVKPGDGIIFFNFRPDRARQLTSAFVQADFSGFEREQIEPLSFVTFTQYDSRLPVPVAFEPQNLNNILGEVIARNGLRQFRTAETEKYPHVTYFFNGGIEEPFAGEDRELINSPMVPTYDREPKMSAQPVTDIACTAIEKQVYSLVVINYANPDMVGHTGNIEATVEAIETVDRCLGQLLESISKVGGTAIIIADHGNAEYMRDEQGNPWTAHTTNPVPFILVEGEGRKIPGHGTDVALRSDGRLSDIAPTILEILQLPQPTEMTGRSMITPVEFEVKPNRTPVRISL
- the secG gene encoding preprotein translocase subunit SecG, whose product is MTVYQLLQIIWVVSAFLLVILVLLHSPKGDGIGGIGGQAQLFTSAKSAETTLNRVTWILSIVFIGLTIVLSAGWVG
- a CDS encoding matrixin family metalloprotease; the encoded protein is MRKCKWWRRWSIFGIAIATSLLFILAGTGKIAAETSRSSLPELKVHPLPPSLAQWSRKNRSGDYFSQVKSTPLGYLIWSNFPIKYYLDRPLNPDENVASDIRFLNWVNAVTKAIEEWDKYLPLQEVENVAQADLIIKRKRPSLREIIDLETGETKPPRARTALTSYEFYLRVKEDNSLILAHRMTIELSTGMSERQTLATARHEIGHALGIWGHSQQETDALYYSQVANPPAISPRDVNTLKKIYEQPTRLGWLVGR
- a CDS encoding diacylglycerol/lipid kinase family protein is translated as MRVSLIHNPTAGGGNVSRDRLIKLLRTMGYNPRYQSTKDPEFPSILDDPLDLAIAAGGDGTVTKVAVNLPESNPAIAIIPLGTANNIATDLGIIGTPEEIIQSWATASRQSFDLWTASGSWGRRLFLEGCGLGMLTLAALDMHHREISVSDPSEKLAIARHVLRKKVMECEPIAVSACLGDRVIEGHFLFLEMLNIGFVGPRLSIASKIDPTDRWLDLAYLEEEGRSALLEWLDTETTSTDIIPITFSRCQQLNLSWRKSPIRVGDDFFPETDFDNSQVPQQAEISLAPRTLTILTPKSYDN